Sequence from the Phragmites australis chromosome 6, lpPhrAust1.1, whole genome shotgun sequence genome:
CATCCTTTAGATACGAGTATCACCATATATTTTTAACAACCTGTAGAGGAGAGGGGTGTACAGTAAGTTTCTTATGTCTTCCTCAGGAAAGAAGATTGGTATGGTAAACATCTCTGCCAGACTGGAAATATATGGCCACTAAGATGAATCAGGTTTGGCCTTTTCTTGAAGCAATCTCAAGCCCAGCTTCATAGCCCATAGTTCCTCCGTTAAATGCTTCCAACATGATTGAATTTACTCCATGTTCACTTtccaagattaaaaaaaatccccttATAACTAAAATTAGGGATGTTAGTAAAACTtgacacataattttttttagcagaTATAAGTTCAATCAAATGACAACATCGGTTACAAACAGATTACCAAACAGTTCAGTAACAGGAAAACATGACTAAAGCTTATTCAACTCAATGTACCATCTCAGAAAATGTAACAAAAAAAGGAACTAAACTATGAAATGCCTCTAATTCCATATATTGAGCTACATGAGTATGGTATTTATTCTCAAATGCAATATCTAAACCTTGAAACTAAATCCTTAAGTTGATTCgatgaaaacaaaaatattatacaCCGCAAGCGGCACGCGTACACAACACTATACAATATTGTATATACTAACTAGAAGCCTAAGTTCCGAACTCTTTGGGCTCACTTTGTCCatttaggccctgtttggaaGGGGTGTTTTAGGACCCAAATCATTAGAAATTAGTACAAActtaaattaaattctaaaaaCTCCTAAGTAACCCCTCTcttccaaacaagcccttaacATAATAATCCTTAGTCCCTACAATAATGTTGTAActattgatatcatttattatttgccattttctttggttgtgttgtcattaatcactaaaaagggggaaattgtagcaaaaatggccatattaggctatagattgtgattttgatagttaatgataatatagtcattgcgaataacatatttgtcaagaatatatgttagtaagtcttatggatgtaatatattaagaagccaccgcagctgagataaaatttgattgaattggagaagtcctggTAGAATTGACCttattggatggtccggtgcagaggattttgcactcatcggagtattttgttaagaggcaaagtgaaggatGATGACTTCAtaagatggtccggtgctccatgtgttgaactcaccggagtatttctgacaaagagggagaatgCTGAGAACTTCATCGTATAGTCCGATGATCTACATATGGTAACACCAGAGTATCTTctacagagaagaatgcaagtgcagaagattgaagatcaacccaccagatggtttggtgtttggttttgtgcacatcggagtatagcaccagagcattttttgtAAATGTGACTGCAAGTGTTCAAGAATGAAAAACAAACCACCGGTAGGTTCGGTGCTCCGAAGATCAATGcattggagcatttcttgcagagaagaagtgatgcggtctggctcaagataactcactggaaggtccggtgatagatttgaaggcacatcggaatgtccggtgtccacatggctttgagtggagttccaacggctagtttttaatgctgtactcaccgaatcatccggtgttaacataTTTTCCGAGCCgttgggaaaacggctagttgacgggtttgaggctataagtatctctccactcagtcatttgaaggtgtgatatGTTGCTGGAGTTTATAGGAacctcatatacacttgagaagacattcaagccaccaaaatgcttaaaatAATTATCCAAGACAATTAGGCACAAGATTAGAAagtgtttagtgtttatagggctagagtgagttgtagctatgtgctacagcttgaagaaagtatcaaagagtgattctaacttgtaccaagagaGACATCAGCACCTTAAAGTAttggtgactcactggcaagtttgttgaccatctgacttggtgtgaagtggcGGCAAGATACGTGTATGGGGACGCAGAGatccttgtcttggtggctcaagcgcCGAAGTGATCATAACagtaagtgaccggaagagaggctagtggtgagatcttgtcttggtgtcttggtggctcattgtgcTTGAGATATTATCTTGGCGACTTGGTAGGTtaagagccgtgaccgaaagagacttggtgaTCATGAGcgtatcctttgtgaagctcgaATATGGACTAAGGATGACATTCATACCATTGATattatgggataaaaatctcttgtgccgagtttatctctttaacttatttacgttttcgcatttacatacttacaatttaccttgttagagtaAGTTATATTCCTTTTGAGCgatagagtaaacacactagataaacgtagagtatatttagatagaaattgagatatatttatcatataaagtttttagaGTCAATTTTTAGTTTAGATTTCTAATTATTCTAATTCACCTTTCCTCACAGCAACAAATTTTTTCGACAACTATTTGTTTGACTGTCACAACTGTGACAAATTATATTTTGTTAGTCCCTGACACGCAcatcatatgttttttttactaattttatCACATTtataactaaaaatttattagctacatttttataataaaatatatttaactAACTTGTATGATAAATTTAAACGTGAATCAAACTGACCTAGCGTCGCATAAGCGAGTGGAAGTAGAAAGTTCGCACACCCTTCCCTTCGCCGGCACAACGCCACCGCATGCGCTTCCCCGCGCTCGCCTCCTCTTCGCCTGCTCCGGGGAATCCCTATGGCGTCCACGCTCCTCACTCAGGCCCTCCACGAAGGCCTTGCTCGCGCGGCTCATCCTGATTTACCCCGCGCGGTGGCCCAGATCATCGGCCCAGCCCAGATTCCTCGCGTGACGGCTGCTATAGTGGTGCTGCCGGCCGTCCGGCTCGACGCCAGGGCCGCACCTCTTCCCCGCATGGCAGCTGCaacattttataaatatttgaaATTTAAATGCACAATGAGAGTACTTATACAACGAATCAAATCCTTTCATAAATGTCAGGTGCGTAGATCTTTGGTTTCCTTATTTGCGACGCCATAATTGATGTAGTATGTGTTACCTCTCAAGAGGTATTATAATTATCAATCATTGGATCATCCTACAATGGACGGTCCATACTAATTTTAGAGTACCTTAAAAAAATCCTTGATTATATCATGCCTGGCATGGATTGGCTTCTGCTTTATCGTTAGTGTTACACTGGGAAATCGTTTGTGCACTGTGCACTGTGCACTTAGGATCCTTAATTGTCATTGACCAAAGGTTTCGTTGCAAtatttttatgtaattttttgcCTTGGCATTTTTCTTTTAATGATGAAGCAATGCTCTTTGTATCCAGGTTAATGAGAGAGTATTATTGTGATGGAATGCGTTTTTTTAAGAACAGGGCCCTTTCCCAGAGGTTTTGTTGGAGACTTTTTGACGGAGTGTGCGGCGCACGGGGCTCGAACCCTGGTGGACGCGGTCGAACCGAGCGGCTTTACCATTGGACTCCATGTCCGTTCGCAGCCATGCGTTTTGCTTGACTGTGATTTATGTTTGAAGAAAAATTCAACGTCCTTGCGTCTTGCCAGTGAACACCTTAAGGATGTGTCTGGCATTAACTCTCAAGATTGGGACTTAACGAAACTTGCTACAGCTCTGAAGATGATATGTTACCCTGAAGAAAAGAATTGTAGTTGGCGATCCTCAAGAGGTAAATCATAATACTTTGTAAATGTGTTCTCGGCTGCTCCATTCGGTGGAAACTTGTCATTCATGTAGGGTCCGTTTGGTTGGGAGATAAAGTGGGATGGGATAGGGTCATCCCTGTTTTTAGGGATGTGATgatctcttttttgtttggttggttggatgggatgagtctcttttttgtttggtggGAGGGATGAGGACGGATGGGAATgagaatcatcaactaattattttttttaattttaaataataattattaataatacactaatcaacatgcACCAACATATATTAATGTTACTCTTGCCAtagtcattactaattaacaataaaatatactaattaaccataatcatactctaattagctcattaattagCAATAATTAGGACATTAACccttacaaattctaatctTATATTAATATGtactaataagtaatacaagcatactaatattattaatcattttactaatgtGCATGATTAGCAAAGATGGATGGTTTCATCTCACCAATTTTGAGGGATATCTTCATCCAGCATATTGAGAGAATATTCTTTAGAAGGGATCATCCCATTCCTGCTGCCCCTGAACCAAACACCACAAAAATAGAGATCgtcccatcccatcccacctcATCCCTTGAACCAAACGGACCCGTAATGGGCCGAagcgtgttttttttttctagatgtTTCAGTAGATGAGCTATCAAAGTTGGTGGCCGATGCACATAAATATGATGGTAAGATCGTAAAGGGCATTTGCTTGACAATCTAAAAAGAAATGGCGTTTCTCTGTGAACTTAGGACTGCGAATCAATTAATATTGGGGTCCTTGGTTAAGGAGGCTAAAGAAGCGTATGAAGCTGAACAAGCggatgtgctgagaagccatgAGTGATAAAGGAGAAGAGCTAACTCAGAATCGGCAAAAGATCTCATTTTTTTGGTACTGTGAAGGAGAATTGGCCCAAAAACTGGATCATGGGGCTGAAGCTGCCATGCAGGATGTCGAGCATTTGATGCAGATGGTTGGACGACAAAAGTATTAGATAGACCACACTGCGTCCGTGTTTGATTATTTTGACTATGTGGTCGCATTTCGAGGTTTCTTTTCTTCGAATCACCTAAAACTGCATAGTAGTTAATTAGTTGATAATTACGGTGGCAAGTAATCGGTAAAGCTCTACTGTTATTTAATTGTTTATTGGGggttaactttttttttttaaaaaagttagtGGGCTTATCTATGTATCTGCAATGTTTTTGTATCTGGGCTCCTTGAGGATTTCAAAACCCAACAAATCTCGAACCGACACGGACTGCTATGTGTTCCTGCCACTCCAACGGCTCTAGTACCGTAAAATGCCAGTACAGCAGTGATGGCGAGACACTGGCACGGGCTGCTGGCTGCGGTGTGCCGCGCGGCCCGGGCAAACCTCCTCGCAACGGTCGCGGCTCGGCGGCTCCCCCCGCACGGTGCTCGCCCAAAGGTGCGCGACTTGCTTCGCCCGCTCGTGCCCTGCCGTGCCGCGACGCGAGCCCCGCTCCCGCGCGTCGGTGATCCCACCGGCGGGCTTCCCGGGCAGCGGAAAAACGATACAAGGTACGCCCGCTTTAACGGCCCCCAACGTCCTCCCCGAAAAGCAAAAACTAAAGCCGCCCAAGCCGCTGCACAGCACGGCGCTAGAGGCAAACGCACTCGCCTCTCGGCCGGCTCCATCCTGGTCAAAACTTTCGGCCCGCTGCGAAGCGAGGGAGAGGGCCGAGCCCGAGCATGAGGGAGCAGCAGGAGGCCGGTGAGGTGGCGGGGCGCCGGGGCGGGGTCatcaggtcgctgctcggcgtCGAACGCCGGCTCGCGGAGGGCGCCGAGGGGGGAGTCGGAGTCTCCTCCGGGGAGAAACCGTCGGGCGCGGACGCGGGCGGCGAGGAGAGGAAGGCCGTGGTGAGGGTTGTGGCCGTGGACATGCCGCCCGCGCTGCAGCGGCGCGCGTTCCGCTGCGCCCGCGACGAGCTCGCCGCGATGCCGCACTTCCCGCGCCGGCTCGAGCCCAAGCGCCTCGCGCTCGCACTCAAGAAGGTAAGTTCTAAGCACAAGCCAGCTACTTTACTGGCACTTCACCTTCGCTGCGCTGTTTCTGCAAATTGGCCGTGGGCAAATTGCTTATTTGGAAAAACGCATAGTTAACTGAATACATTCTCCAATGATAGTACTTGGTCGTGTCCTAATGAAATGCTCTTTTTATTAGTCGCGGATTAGAGTATCTGAGGTTGTGAGGTTGTTCATACTTGGGCCTGAGACATCTTGCTTGTTACGAACAAGAAATGGTTGCTACAGCCCCCAAGAACTACTCCCATGGAGCAGTTTTGGTTCTTGGAGAGCATGCATTGCCACGATATTGTGGTTGCACCCTCTCGTGCAGTGCGCGTTCTCACAGCAATACAGTCATAAACTCATAACTCGTTACTGGTTTATGCTGTATCCGTCGTTGCGGCCTTGCTGACGAGGATTGTGCCAAGTGCGTTCATGTCCATGCTGATAGACGCTCTGCATTGTTTTGTACCGTTTTGTTTTTGCTGCCTAAATGGTGTTCTTCAGATTGCCCCTGAACTGCCCTCATGCGTCTGAATCGAAAAATATGCTTGTTGTTTGTTTCCCACTCAGCTCACCTGGACAGGTCTGGGAATTGCTGATCCCATCATTGGCAGTTGAAGTATCGGTTTCTGAACAACTAGGCAATGGGGTCAAGTTGAATGAAGTATGTCTTGCAATTGTGCTGAGACATCCTTATGCAATCTATGTAGTAGCTAACTACCACTAATCCTACATTAGCATTGAATACATTGCGCAATCAGAAGGTCATGTCATCATGTATTCAGGTGGTTGTCATTTCACAAAAGGACAGACAAGTTTGACTGTAATGATGACCATTGAATCTTGAATTTGCTGCATGTATTGAAAAATTTCAACCTGTCACTTTAGAATGTTTAATTAGTGCCCGGCATGGTTATTGCTCGTATCAGTTCATCCTACAATTATATATGGTAAAGACTGTATGGATCTTTTCACTTACCTGAATCTAACAAAATCTCTAAACAACCAAACAGATGAATCTGGGTCCATCTCACACATTTCATTCCCATGCTTAATCAGACAACCACATATCCCCATTATTTGTCGGCATTTTTCTCATTTTGTCTGTGTTATTCTGTTTTTGGATGCAATCTTGTACATACTGATAATATCTCATCCTTTGCTGACAGGAGTTTGATACTGCTTACGGGCCAGCTTGGCACTGCATCGTAGGGACGAGTTTCGGTTCATATGTCACGCACGCCCGGGGTGGATTCTTGTACTTTTCTGTTGATAAGGTCTACATCCTGCTGTTCAGGACAGCGGTAGAGCCCTCACCCAGTCACCCCATTGACGACGACCGGACAAATGGTTCATGAATATTCACTCTTGGGGCAGGCCAAATGCAGGTGTTCAGAAAGCCAGGCTTTGCCTTGTAAATTGCACTGTTCCTACCATGGCAATGGAAACTCCTGTTTTCCTCGCTGCTTATGATTCTGATAGAATTTTACGTGGTTGGTATCTTCTGTTTCAGCTGAATGCTGTGCTTGATGGTTGTGTGTTAtagttgaaagtgcatctaggtctctacatgggttttgatgattgatgataagcgattaagggactaatatgttcaataagtatttgaataggtaaaagttCTAATGATGAAAGTTAAACGATGTTGGTGATCtataaaaatgaagaaagaagatggcgCTAGGATACGTCTATGgttataagaattttattttatattgaaTATAGGAATGCCGTACTactaagagggatgcaacattaAAAACTTTGTTAtgaacttagtgctcaaagattATCCTTAGAATAAGAGACACTATTCATAATACGAATATTTgggtataattttttttggaaaaattggaagttccgattgGTTCGATTAGAAGTTTTGGTCATAGTCGGAATGCCTGATGTTTTGGGTTTTGAAGGCTCTTGGGTTTCTAGTTTTGATTTAATCGGAACTTCCGACATTTTGGTCGGAAATTCCGATGTAGATCGGAATGTCCGGGTTGTCTCAATCCTCGAGTTCTCAGGTTAGAATTCTTTTGCTAATCAGAAGTTTCGGTTCTGTGATTAGAAGTTCTGATGTAGATTAAATAGTTTGGCCTTGTCAAAATCTTGGGTTCTCGTGATGGAAGTACTTTGctaatcgaaagttccgatatGTGAGGTCGAAAGTTCTGATGTTTGTATTCTTCCAGTGGTTTGGATGGAGTAGGTCGATGCTGTTACTTTGCATAGATCGGAAGTTTCAATATATATATCAGAAGTTTCGATGAGGACTGAAAAATCACATAACGGCCAGTTTTTTGGGTactctataaatacccctccacctCAACAAAGATTGCTGCCGATCCCTTTGTcttatgaaaaatatttagagCAATGTTTCACCTCTCCACTCTCCCTTCTAAGTGATTTGAGAGGAGGTTCAAGTGCTAGTGAAAGCGTTGAAATCTTTGAGCACTATGATTCATCTCCAAGCATTCTTCATgcacatttgttactcttgagaGTGCAAAAGAGATATGGGACACACACCGTGATACCCATGAGGGTACTTCAAGCGTCTGAGAATCGAAGATTGAGTTATTGAGGAGCAAGTTGGATCGCTTCACCATGAGCGATGATGAGACACCAAGTGATATGTACAACCGTCTAAGCCTACTCGTGAATGAGATAAAAAGGGCTTGGATGCAAGGAGATGATCGATAACTTCATAATCAAGAAAATGCTTCGAGCCATCACTCCAAGGAATGTCAGTTTAGTGACTCTCATCCATGAGCGACAAGATTTCAACACACTCAAACCTCATGACGTCCTGGAAGAATCCTAGCACATGACTTGATGCAACAAGAGTTGAAGGAAGTCTATGATCTGCACAATCAAAGctcaagcttaaagaaataagATCTAACTTTAAAAGCAAGAAGAGAAACcgaatcaagcacaagtgagCACAAGAGGATGTTACTTTGCATAGATTGGAAGTTCTGATCTAtatatcggaagttccgatgtgggcCGAAAAAGTACATAGCAGCTAGTTTTTAGGGGGTactctataaatacccctccacctCTCCCAAGCCGACTGCTACTCCCTTTGTCTTGTGAAAAACATTTAGAGAAACTTttcacctctcctctctcccttctaaGTGATCCAATCTCTGGTGAGAGATTTGAGAGGAGATTCAAGTACTAGTGAAAGCATTCAAATCTATGAGCATTAGGGTTCATCTCCAAGCATTCTTCATGCGCATTTGCtactcttggagattgaggTCTCCTAGACGGTTAGGAATCGCTTACGAGCCATCGATTCATCTGTGGTGCATCGTGAGAAGTTTGTGAATGCTAGATTTTGCCTCCGTAAGGAAAGAAATAtgaaaggaagatgaggagtaCTTCATGCTATCTCGGGAGGAAAAAGGGTTAAAAGAGACCcaactcaagtgtgatcgacCCCCTCAACAGAGACTTAAGATCCCCTTAAGGatctgaacttcgggaacaaatccaTCTTGTCTCTGCCTTCGATTATTTCTCACCTCTTATGTGATTTCAAGCAGTTCGCTTATTATCTTGAGTCAGACTTTGTGATTGCTAGTTCTACTTCAAATTAAATAGCATCATATCATGTTGCATCCTACTTTTCTTAGTTTAATTTATCTTTGCTTGTAGATCTAGCTAGATTCAAATTTCAGGCAAATAGGAACTTCCGGTGTCAGTCGGAACATCTGATATTTAATATCAGAACATCTGACCTGTTCTCGCTGTGCTATTTTAATATTTGGAAAGGTGCCTATTCAACCCCCCTCTAGGCTGGTATCTTggtccttcaattggtatcagagactaATCTTTCAATTAGGCTTAACCGCTTGGAGAGTTCCCATACGGAAAAAGGGGAAAGAACTAGAATCCCATATGAATATCCAAATGCATCTTCTACATACATATCAAGTCCTTCCTGTAGAGCTCCATACTTTGATGGTACACCTTATGCCGTATGGAAACATAAGATAAAAATACATTTGAAATCTATTAACCCTTCTATTTGGCGTATAGTGGAAAATGGCTATACCATGCATGATTCAAGTAAGCCCACCCCCGAACATGATCTCAATGAACACAAGAACACTCAAGCCACAAATGCAATCTTTAACGTGGTGAGTGGAGATGAGTTCAACCGGGTGGAAGGTCTTGAGAGTGCAAAAGATATATAGGATACACTTCGTGATACCCATGAGGGCACTTCAAGCGTCCAAGAATTGAAGATTGAATTATTGAGGAGCAAGCTGGATTGCTTCACCATGGGCGATGATGAGACACCAAGTGATATGTACAATCATCTAAGCCTACTCATGAATGAGATAAAAGGGCTTGGATGCAAGGAGATGGCCGATAACTTCATAGTTAAGAAAATGCTTCAAGCCATCACTCTAAGGAATATCACTTTAGTGACTCTCATTCGTGAGCGAGAAGACTTCAACACACTCAAATTTCATATCGTCCTTGGAAGAATACTAGCATATGACTTGATGCAATAAGAGTTGAATGAAGTCTATGATCTCAACAACCAAAACtcaatctcaaaaaaaaaaaaaaaacaagatctATCCTTGAAAGCAAGGAGAGAAACtaaatcaagcacaagtgaGGATGATAGTGAAGATCACCAAGACAAGGGAGACATGACACTTCTCATAAAGAGATCTAGCAAGTTTCTCAAGAAGAATGGCCACAACAAGGGTGGTAGAAGGAAAACCTTTGGCAAGTCAAAGGGAAGACACTCATTAAGAAgatgctatgagtgtggcgaaTCGGAtcacttcatagccgattgtccaaacaagaaggacaagaaagaCTATGCGAAGAGAGAGAAGTATAACAAGAAGGAGAAAAGCAAGTACCACGAGAAGAGCTTCAAATGTTAAGCTCACATTGGTTAATAATTGGACTCCAACGACTCTGACACCAACTCTAATGAGGATGAAGGTGTTACCACCATTGCTTTTGCAACCACTCCACCGACCAAGTCGCTCTTTGATCATTCAAGCGATGATGAGGCATCCATTTGTCTCATTGGAAAAGGGCGCAAGGTACCATCTACTAGAAAATCCCATGATATTGATATGACTAGTGAACATAGTAGTAGTAGCGATAGTGATGATGATTTGCTAGATGATTTAAGCAAAATATCTTAACCTAGCATGTGTGAATTACTTGAAATAATAGAAGTTCAAGAGTAAACTCTTgagaagcaagaagaattactcatctttgaaaaagagagaaacttTGAACTCGAGAAGACCCTTGataaagagagggagaaaaataaaaattaggcTAAAATGCTTGAGTTAGCCAAAACTTCAAATGTTAGTCCTGAGAACTCAAGTGAAATATTTCTAATTAGATTGCTTAGATAAagtccataaaactcttgaagtcgAATTTGAAGGACTTGATAATATCCTCACAAGGGAAAAAAGGGTTGAAACCTTGGTACAAAAGCAAGGATTCATCAACTTTATCAAAGCCAAAAGTATCCAAAACCATGATCATGCACCTCAAGCCACTTTTGATGCATCGTACATGCTTACAAAAGTGCTTCATGGTAGAATTGTTGCTAAGTATGTTGGTGTTCGAAATAAGTATGTTTCTATTAAGAAATCTATTTGGGTACCAAAAATGCTTGTGATTAACATGAAAAGATCCAAGCAAgtgtgggtaccaaaaatgCTTGTGATTAACATGAAAAGATCCAAGCAAGTGTGGGtacctaaaaaaaaagaatttgacCTATTTTTGTAGAACTATGCCTTCGGTGGAAGAAGTTGAGTAATCGATAGCGGATGCActaatcatatgaccggagagaaaTCCATGTTCTTATTAAATAATTTCACCCGAACAAGGTATGGTTAATGGCGGAAAGATCTAACCAAAATATGATTGGCACTAAATGGGCTTTCCGcaataagcaagatgaaaaCATGACAGTGACGAGGAAA
This genomic interval carries:
- the LOC133920381 gene encoding uncharacterized protein LOC133920381, whose amino-acid sequence is MREQQEAGEVAGRRGGVIRSLLGVERRLAEGAEGGVGVSSGEKPSGADAGGEERKAVVRVVAVDMPPALQRRAFRCARDELAAMPHFPRRLEPKRLALALKKEFDTAYGPAWHCIVGTSFGSYVTHARGGFLYFSVDKVYILLFRTAVEPSPSHPIDDDRTNGS